Within Cyprinus carpio isolate SPL01 chromosome A11, ASM1834038v1, whole genome shotgun sequence, the genomic segment TTGgtaagactttattttaaggtggccttgttacacatgttacatgtacttacaattataataacaataaattatgcataatcgCATGCAAGTAACCGTAATCCTAACCTTAACcatgtagtaagtacatgtagttaattaatattactcggtacttaaatttataattaaactgtaaccagaacaccttaaaataaattttaaattgtttttttttcttttataagcAATTGAACTATATGCAGAAGTTCAGCAGTAGACCATTAAATTAGGCTTTATGTGAAAATCAGTCAAATGTGAAAAACTGTTAAATCAGAAAGCAACCCCTATTTGCTAATTACATTAATGATCATTCAAATAGGATTCACCAAATTATTGTATCTTTCATATTCAGGTGCTGACAAGAACCTGGCGACAAGTAAAACAACTCAGACAAGGACTGAAGGAGACAATGGTATGGCAGTTATTGGAGGCCCGACCTGATGTGGCATCTGTGATATTTCCAAGAAAGTCAATGGCTGACTGCAGTACACAGGTGATTTATTCAGTTAAACTACCAACTTTAATTACCATAACATTAATTCCTACTTAGTTTTATACATGTGAAATATGCCCTTTTTGAATACTAAAATTATAATTAGGTTCTCTTAAACAACATCATCTGGCCCATGGAAGATGAAGAGGGGGACAATGAACCCCCATTTACCACCCAGTGCAGAATTTCAGGGTACCTTAGGAAGTTTGTGGAGACTGGTATGTTGTTTTGTACTTTACTAATAGCAAAACTAGCAATTGAGCTGCTTGTTACTGAAACAAATCCATATACAGACAAATCTTTTCTGTTTGCATCATTGATGAATATTTAACAGGTCTTTACATTAACTTGCATAGGTATtgtaaaatttgtgttttaataacTTATGTTCTTCATATATCTGCTCCATTTCAGCTGATCAATGTAAATTGAAACAGCTTGTCAAATTCTGGGTGGGCTGGGAGCTACCAATGAAGGAAATGCAGGTGAAAGTGGTGCAGGCAGAAAGCCCTACATCCTCCACCTGTTTTTGCATTCTTCGTCTACCAGCTCATTACACGACTTATGACCATTTCAAAAAACACCTAGAAAGCTGTATTGCCACTAGTGATGTTGGTTTTGGCCttgtataaaattacataaactgctttaaattgaaaatatcaaAGTGAAACAGTAATTTCAGACATTAAgacattttcatgtttgttttactgtaaatgtcaaaATAGGTAAAAGGAACCGTTTTAGAATGTTTAGCTGTTGCAGTGTTTTACTTATTATGAtgcttttgtgtaaataaataacccagactgtttatataaatgtgttcAAATAATTATCTCAAAGATATTTCCACTGTCTTACATATAGCCAATACTATGCATGTACTGCAGTGTAGCAATGTAAACATCTGCCCCAAAATTTCCTGATGGCTGCATTGGGTCCACAACAAcctttagtcaagtcaagtcaagtcatctttatttatatagcgctttaaacaaaaaatattgcatcaaagcaactgaacaacattaattaggaaaacagtgtgtcaataatgcaaaatgacagttaaaggcagttcatcattgaaattcagtgatgtcatcatgcagctcagttcagtttaaatagtatctgtgcaataatttgaaaatcaagtcaacgatatcgctgtaaatgaagtgtcccaactaagcaagccagaggcgacagcggcaaggaaccaaaactccatcagtgacagaatggaggaaaaaaaccttgggagaaacacaggctcagttggggggccagttctcctctggccagacgaaaccagcagttcaattccaggctgcagcaaagtcagattgtgcagaagaatcatctgtttcctgtggtcttgtcccggtggtcgtctgagacaaggtctttacaggggatctgtctctggggctctagttgtcctggtctccgctgtctttcagggctgtagaggtcctttctaggttctgatccaccatctgggctggatacagactggatccgggtgactgcagtgaccctctgacttggatagagactggatctggtggctacggtgacctcggaataagagagaaacagactactgtgagcgtagatgccattcttctaacgatgtagcaagtacatcgggtgttacgGGAAGTGTtccggatttggatattagaagtgtattagtatgttatgtctaagccaggttaaagagatgggtctttaatctagatttaaactgcaagagtgtgtctgcctcccgaacaatgttaggtaggttattccagagtttaggcgctaaaaaggagaaggatctgccgcccgcagttgactttgatattctaggaattatcaaattgccagagttttgagaacggaatggacgtggaggactataatgtaacaagagctcgttcaaaaaCTGACCTCCAAAAAAAACCATCacataggtcgtttgtccaaatcccttaAAAACTACACAACATAtcatagggagccagtgcagtgttgacagaaccgggctaatatgatcatacttcctggttctagtaagaactctagctgctgcattctggactaactggagtttgtttactaagcgtgcagaacaaccacccaatagagcattacaatagtctaaccttgaggtcataaacgcatggattaacatttctgcatttgacattgagagcatagaccgtaatttagatatatttttgagatggaaaaatgcagttttacaaatgctagaaacgtggctttctaaggaaaggttgctatcaaatagctaactgatgacgaagaattgacagaggagccatcaaggcttagacagcgttctaggtcatgcAGAGCTTTTaagccctataattaacacctctgttttttcagaatttagcagtaagaaattactcgtcatccagttttttttatatcgactatgcattccgttagtttttcaaattggtatgtttcgccgggccgtgaagaaatatagagctgagtatcatcggcataacagtgaaagctaacaccttgtttcctgatgatatcttatatatatatataagtgctcctgtagctcaagtggtagagcattgcgttacaaagcgcaaggttgggggtttgattccccgggaacacatgataggtaaaaattgatagcctgaatgcactgtaagtcgctttggataaaagcatctgctaaatgcataaatttaatttttaatttaatttaatttaatttaatatctcccaagggtaacatgtaaagcgtgaagagtaacggccctagtactgagccttgcggtactccatactgcacttgtgaacgatatgatacctcttcattcactgctacgaactgatggcggtcatataagtatgatttaaaccatgctaatgcacttccattaatgccaacaaagtgttctagtctatgcaaaagaatagtgtggtcaagagtgtcgaacgcagcactaagatccaatagcagtagtagagagatacaaccacgatcagatgataagagcaggtcatttgtaactctaaggagagcagtctcagtactatgatacggtctaaatcctgactggaaatcctcacagatgccattttctctaagaaggagtataattgtgaggatattacCTTTTCTattatcttggaaagaaaagggagattcgagatcggtctataattaactagttctttggggtcaagttgtggttttttgatgagaggcttaataacagccagtttgaaggtttttggggacataccctcataacaatgaggaattaataatagtcagaagaggatctatgacttctggaagcacctcttttaggagcttagatggaatagggtctaacatacatgttgttggtttagatgatttaacaagtttatacaattcttcctctcctatagtagagaatgagtggaactgttcctcaggggatctatagtgcactgtctgaagtgatactgtagctgatggctgcatggttacaattttatctctaatagtatcgactttagaagtaaagtagttcataaagtcattactgctgtgatgttgagaaatgtcaacacttgttgatgctttatttttcgttaattttgccactgtattgaataaatatgtttgttttcttctaaaagggACGAAAAGtcatcagatttagcagtttttctgtaagataggttactttccctccaagcaatacgaaatacctcttgttttgttttcctccagctgcgctccattttccgggctgctctctttagggtgcgagtgtgctcattacaccacggtgtcagactgttttccttaaccttccttaagcgtaaaggagcaactgtatttaaaatgctagaaaaaagagagtccatagtttttgttacatcatcaagttgttctgaggttttggatatgctaaggaattgggatacatcaggaagattacttacaaagcagtcttttgtggtagaagtgatggttctaccatacttgtaacaagaagtagaatttacagtttaagctatatgaagtttgcacaaaactaaataatgatctaagatatcatcgcttggctgcataatttcaacaccatcaacataaattccatgtgacagtattaaatctagagtatgatttcgacaatgagtaggtcctgagacgtgttgtctaaccccaatagatttcagaatgtctataaatgctgatcccaatgcatctttttcattatcaacatggatattaaaatcaccaacaattaaaactttatctgcagccagcactaactcggatgtaaatcagcaaactctttaataaagtacTGTATGGCCTGTATACATTAGCCACTACAAaaatcacaggggatttatcattaacatttgtttctctggataatgttatattaagcaccaatacttcaagcgagttatacttgaagcctgccctctgagaaatcctgaaaacattgttataaattgaagcaacacctccccctttaccttttggacgtggctcgtttataacagtaatcttggggtgtagactcatttaaaataatgtaatcatcaggttttagccaggtttctgtcaaacagagtgcatctagattatgatcagtgatcatattatttacaaaaagtgctttcgtagaaagggacctgatattcaataagccaagctttatcatttgtttatccgtattgcatctgttttttatttgttgaacctcagttaaattgttactcttaaattggtttggacgttttttgtattttctagccccgggaacagacacagtctctatagtgtgatatctaggtgaaagagtctctatgtgctgagaattaactgacttctgtgactggaggcggctagcagacggtcggtttagccagtctgtctgcttcctgacctgggccccagttagtcaagtacaaactttaagactatgtgccatatttctagaaagaagagcgccaccaccccaggagggatgaagaccatctcttttcaacaggtcaggtctgccccaaaagcttgtccaattgtctatgaaacctatgttattctgcgggcaccacttagacatccagccattgagtgatgacaatctgctatgtatctcatcaccacggtaagcagggaggggcccagagcatattacagtgtctgacatcatgcttgcaagttcacacacctctttaatgttatttttagtgatctccgactggcgaagtcgaacatcattagcaccggcgtgaataacaatcttactgtgtttacgtttagcattagccagcacttttaaatttgctaagatatcaggtgctctggctcccggtaaacattggactatggtggctggtgtctctattttgaattccgtacaatagaatccaataactagagcactttcatcagttCATTAAGTTCCTCAGAACTCAGTGGACATTCAATTTCAGGAACCTGGATGCCAGAATTTGTGTCACTGGGGATAGGACCGCTGCTTTCCCAGTCAATTTGTGGAATCTGTAGATTCTGTAAGAAAAGAtaaaattagtgaaaaaaaaaaaaaaaaattaaattagtgaaaaaaaaagggaataagaatagattaaaaaaggaaaaaataaaccaTGCCTACCTCATCACACTCTTCTGAATGGTACTGCTGCCCCAGTTGCCACAGCTGATTAGGAGAGAGGTTGCCCTCTGATGAAAGGGGATGGTTGTCCCATCCATCTCTAAATATATTGAGATGGACTTGGAGCCGTGGGATAAAGGCATAGTGACAGCAGAAGATGTGAAGACTGCTGGACAGATCAAGATGCCCATCCTCTTCCAGCTGGTGCAGAACATGGTAGAAGTGGGAGGTAACCGCAGTGAACACATCCCCGCCACAATCGCTCAATTCTGTTTTAAGCAAAGGAgtggaaaatattttaacatggtCAGCACTTTAACAGAAGCCCAAgtaatttatacaataatattttattataaaggcTGCAACTTTTGGGAATTGCACATGAAACAATACTTTTTACGAtatcgtagaaaacgctcttaagctcaAAGATCAGTCGTTATTGGGAAACCCGGCCCTGTTCAGCGGCGCTGACGGCTCGCACCATACAGGCTGCTGCTGGCAGGACAATAAACATCTttgagccgctcttgacagtttttttcatcactaattgatggatgtctaaaatataaaaataaggagaagcctaataCAGGCCCGGCCCACGTCTGAACTATGACATGAAAATTGGCCCGATGCCCGGCCAGAGCTTAAATACAGGGCTCTATCTTAACAGCCCCAATATACATGCTAAATGATCAGTGCACAAGGGTTAAATATCATCTTATATCAAAATTTACCTCTGATTGTGAACACTTTTACCAGCAATGAAGCTACTTCTCCCCGTTCCTCGGACAGAGAACATAAGGCAGGCCACATCTACATTCTCCCCTCCATAAACACCCCCCGAACCCTGGCAAAAAATATATTGGTAACAAATAATGCGACAGCATATAGTTTACTAATCTTCcagatttatataaaatgattttagcaTCACAATAATTTAAGCCTCTATTTTGcttatttcatacaaaaaaatacattttaaaaaagcagcaaCTGCCAGTGGCCAATTTTTACCTCAGTGAAAATCCAAACTTCTGAACTGCCTCATGGAAAAAAGACAGTGTTGTGGAAGCCAGATTGTTATTTGACACACCAAGGTACATTATCTacattaatacacaaaataatttttaataagtatTCTACATATTAACATGTTAATagtctttaaaatattatacCACTTAAGTTGCATGTTTTAACAAGTTTAAGAATCAAAATAACTATCATTCACTAATTCATCACTCTTCTAGCCTAAGTAAGCAGTGTCTTTATCTTTACCTTCCTGGAGAAGCCATCGATGCCTCCAAATATCACAATGTTATACCTTGAAAAAGTATATTTCTGTCACATATGCTGAACTGAGCATACaatatatacttaaataaaataaaataaaaaatgtttacttaaCTTACCGTATCAACTTGTGGTTTGTGTCAATGTGCATCAGGGACTTTGGGCTGGGGACAGAGTATGTCCTCCTAACCACACATCCTAAATGTGACATCCTGGAAACAATGCTTGCAGTGTCAACTCGATGCATTGAAGAACGAACTCTATCCCACTGTACCCGATGACCTTGTGCTCTCAGCAGACCCATCATCATTCTGTAACCTGCATTCGGATTGCTTGTGTGGATTGTTGCCACAAGTGAGTCTAGCTCTGCATCTGCAATGTTGCTGTAGGTTGCCTTCACAGATGATCCCCATTCCACCATGTGTCTATGAATTGTAAACTTGGTCACCCCTAGCAACCTTGCAATACATGTCACAGGCAATCCTAATGTAAGCAGTTGGGATACAGagtcttcagaaatcagaatCCGTGGACGgccattttttcctctctcttggGAAACCATGATGTGTGGATCCATGTTAGTATTTCTTATGGCTATCTGGTGTACTTGATAAAGTGCATCATACAGTTCATCTGGAATGGGTATCTGATTTGAGATGGCACTAAAAATGACCAGCTCCTGAGAACACGTAAATTCTAAGAAGTCAATGTCAAGAGGAATGCGTTCCAGCCAAAGTGACAGACGTGTGCAAAGCCGTTGTAATAAATGGTTCAACAACAATTCCTG encodes:
- the LOC122146549 gene encoding uncharacterized protein LOC122146549, producing MDPHIMVSQERGKNGRPRILISEDSVSQLLTLGLPVTCIARLLGVTKFTIHRHMVEWGSSVKATYSNIADAELDSLVATIHTSNPNAGYRMMMGLLRAQGHRVQWDRVRSSMHRVDTASIVSRMSHLGCVVRRTYSVPSPKSLMHIDTNHKLIRYNIVIFGGIDGFSRKIMYLGVSNNNLASTTLSFFHEAVQKFGFSLR